GCCCGGGGCCTGGTGGAGGCCCACGGCGGCCAGCTCTGGGTGGAGAGCACCACGGGGGCCGGCAGCACGTTCACCTTCACCCTGCCGCTGCCACCCGGGCGGCGGCTCCCTCACCCCACTCTTGACAGGCCTGGAGCCGAGGTCTAACGCACAGCGACATGAGCACTGCCCGGTTCCCGCCTTCGCCCACGCGTCCCATCACCAACGAGGGCCCCTTCCGGGCCCTGCTGCTGGAGAACATCCACCCGTCCGCGGAGGAGATGCTGGCCGCCGAGGGCTTCCAGGTGGAGCGCACGAGCTCCGCCCTCAAGCCGGAGGAACTGGCCGAGAAGCTGAGAGGCGTGCACCTCCTGGGCATCCGCAGCAAGACGACGGTGCCGGGGGCCGCGCTGGTGCACGCGGAGGAGCTGCTGGCCATCGGCGCCTTCTGCATCGGCACCAACCAGGTGGAGCTGGCGGCCGCCAACACGCACGGCATCCCCGTTTTCAACGCGCCCTTCAGCAACACGCGCAGCGTGGCGGAGATGGTGCTGGCGGAGGTCGTCGTGCTGACGCGCCAGCTCTTCGACCGCAGCCGCGAGGTGCACGCGGGCCAGTGGCGCAAGGTGGCCACCGGCAGCCGCGAGGTGCGCGGCAAGACGCTGGGCATCATCGGCTATGGCCACATCGGCTCGCAGCTGGGCGTGCTGTCCGAGTCGCTGGGCATGCGGGTGCAGTACTACGACGTGATGACCAAGCTGCCGCTGGGCAACGCGCAGTCGGCGGCCACGCTGGACGAGCTGCTGGCCACGTCGGACTTCGTCACGCTGCACGTGCCGGCCACGCCGTCCACGCAGCTGATGATTGGCGCGGACCAGCTGGCGCGGATGAAGAAGGGCGCGTGCCTCATCAACGCCAGCCGCGGCACGGTGGTGGACATCCCCGCACTGGCGCGGGCGCTGCGCTCCAAGCACCTGGGCGGCGCCGCGGTGGACGTCTACCCGGAGGAGCCGGAGACCAACTCGGACGGCTTCGTCACGGAGCTGCAGGGCCTGCCCAACGTGGTGCTCACCCCGCACATCGGCGGCTCCACGGAAGAGGCC
This genomic window from Pyxidicoccus xibeiensis contains:
- the serA gene encoding phosphoglycerate dehydrogenase, with translation MSTARFPPSPTRPITNEGPFRALLLENIHPSAEEMLAAEGFQVERTSSALKPEELAEKLRGVHLLGIRSKTTVPGAALVHAEELLAIGAFCIGTNQVELAAANTHGIPVFNAPFSNTRSVAEMVLAEVVVLTRQLFDRSREVHAGQWRKVATGSREVRGKTLGIIGYGHIGSQLGVLSESLGMRVQYYDVMTKLPLGNAQSAATLDELLATSDFVTLHVPATPSTQLMIGADQLARMKKGACLINASRGTVVDIPALARALRSKHLGGAAVDVYPEEPETNSDGFVTELQGLPNVVLTPHIGGSTEEAQAAIGKEVATSLLKYFKAGATTGAVNFPQIEAPLIPGTHRILNVHRNIPGVLRDINKIVSDLNANIHAQVLSTDANIGYLVMDLDQDVSRPVCDGIAGLHTDIKTRIVS